Genomic segment of Nitrospirota bacterium:
GCGGTCAACCGCATCTTCACGAGATGCAGGAGGCCCTCTTCGTCGTCGACTACGAGAATATGCTCTTTTTCCATGACATTCCTTCTACGGTATCGTCTGTTCAGGCATAGTCGGAGGCGATGTGCCAGTCGATGGGGGACGAATCGGACGAACTTTATCCCGCATTTCCTGGTCGATACGCTTCAGCGCCTCCAACTGGCTCGTCAATTCATCTATTTTCTTATCTCGATCCGTCAATTGCTTTTGTAATGATGACAGAATGCCGGTTTCAGCCGAACCCTTTGTGCTGTCCCGTTTGCCGCTCACGGCGTCCAACTTCCGTTCGCGTTCGGCTAACTCTCGCTGGAGACTGTCCAACGTTTGGGCATCGGCATCCTTCATGGCCCGCAATTGCTGGACGGTCAACTCTCTATCAAGCAAGTCTCGCACCAGACGATCTGACGCCTGGGCCAGGATCACCTGATTCTCTGAAATGGCCGGTGCCGCCATGACCGATTGCATCCAGGATTGCTCAACGGGAACGGCACGATGCTGAAGCAGTTGCAGCCAGACCTTACTGGAAGAGGCCAGGCTGCTCTTGGGCGCGGCGGCGATCACTTTCTCAAAGTTCCTGATGGCGCTCTCTCGACTTTCGTAAAGCCCCAGGAGAGCCCGCAAAAAGTAGACGTGATCACAGGAGTTGTGCTCGGCGCATTTCGGGGCGAGCGCATCCTGCTTTTTCGCCAGCGCATGGAGGGATTTCGCCTCTCCCGCATCGACGAGGAAATAGGGCTGCGACATGGGCGGGGGCGCAGGCCATGTCGAACATCCCGTGACGAAGAGACAGGACAGGATCGCTGCCATGAATCCGTGCTGGAGCGCCTTCATGCCGACCCTTCCGGTTTTGCAGCCCGAAGAATAAACCGTACGGTCGTCCCCTTCTTGGCTTCGCTTTCGATCCAAATTCGTCCTCCGTGTGCTTCAACCACTTTTTTGGCCAGTGCCAGCCCGAGACCGCTCCCCGGCGTTGCATGTTTGGCCTTGGTACGTCCTTGATAGAAGCGTTCGAAAATATAGGGCAGGTCTTCGGCCTGAATGCCTGGTCCGCCATCGGACACACTCACTTCCAGCACTCCCGCTTTCGGGTCAGGCTTCATCAACACCTTTACAATGCCCCCTTCCGAGCTGAACTTCAAGGCGTTTGAGAGCAAATTATCCAGCACCTGCTCGATGCGAAGGGCATCGGCCTTGACCCACACACGCTGTACTGGCCCTTCGACCAACAGCTGCACATGTTTGGCATCGGCCAGCAGCCGGACTTTATTGACCGAGATATCCGTGATGCGTTTGAGATCCGTAGGGACGATTCGATACTCCATCATCCCGGCATCCATCTTGGAGAGATCGAGGATCGTCGAGATGAGGGTAATGAGCCTTCGGCTGCTGTCGGCCATGATACGCAAGGTTGTGCGCTGCTCTTGCGTCAAGGGACCGGGAATTTCATCCAAGAGCAAATGGGTGCCTTCCTGGATAGAAGCCATCGGCGTGCGCAATTCATGGGAGACGTGGGCGAGAAACTCCCCCTTCATATCGTCGAGCTCTTGCAGTTTGGTTCCCATCCAATTCACTGCATCGACGAGGTCTCGCAACTCGCTGGGGGCTCGAATGTTGAGCGACGTGCGAAAATCCCCCTGCCCGATTTGTTTGATATGGTTCTGCAATTGACGGAGCGGGCGAAGCACCGTGTAGCTGGCAAAGCCGGCGAGCGCAATCCCGAACACGAGCGCCAGCAGCACCAGCTGCTCCGTGACGGCTTCTGCTTGCGCCGAACTCTCCCGCGACCGGCTAACCCCGACACTGATACCCGTTTCGTGCAGATCGATAAACTGTTGAAGTGTCGCGCTCATGCGATCCATCAAGGCGTCGCGACGCCGCTCATAGTCGACTGGTAAGGTCGCAGAAGACCCCTGGACGTGGTGCGATTCTAACTCCGTATGAAAGATCGTGAGCCGTTCTTGCTGAAGGTGCTTAACCTCCTTCAGCAACTGCAGGCCTTGCGGCGTCAATTCCTGGGTTTCAAGGACCTGGATTCCCCGATGGAACTCGTCGACCTCTTCATCAAAATGCTGCAAGAACG
This window contains:
- a CDS encoding ATP-binding protein, with protein sequence MLTSLVIIVMMAGVNLYALFQLRQLTALSANMAAHHYPAIESAKRLLTVLYAQLNSEKKYLAVRDATFLQHFDEEVDEFHRGIQVLETQELTPQGLQLLKEVKHLQQERLTIFHTELESHHVQGSSATLPVDYERRRDALMDRMSATLQQFIDLHETGISVGVSRSRESSAQAEAVTEQLVLLALVFGIALAGFASYTVLRPLRQLQNHIKQIGQGDFRTSLNIRAPSELRDLVDAVNWMGTKLQELDDMKGEFLAHVSHELRTPMASIQEGTHLLLDEIPGPLTQEQRTTLRIMADSSRRLITLISTILDLSKMDAGMMEYRIVPTDLKRITDISVNKVRLLADAKHVQLLVEGPVQRVWVKADALRIEQVLDNLLSNALKFSSEGGIVKVLMKPDPKAGVLEVSVSDGGPGIQAEDLPYIFERFYQGRTKAKHATPGSGLGLALAKKVVEAHGGRIWIESEAKKGTTVRFILRAAKPEGSA